The following nucleotide sequence is from Desulfovibrio desulfuricans.
TTCCGAAAATTCCGGCATAAAATCAAGAATCGCCTGAACTTTTTTCTTTTTATATAATGCAATCGCCGCATATCTGCTCACTTGAAATACAGGAATACCTGATATGCCATAATTGGTCAGTTGTAATTCTCCCGTATCTTTTGCGAGACATTGATTTTCCGACCATATCTAAACAGTTCCCTGAACTCTTACTCCTGCGATTGATTTAAAAAATTTTTC
It contains:
- a CDS encoding NAD(P)/FAD-dependent oxidoreductase codes for the protein MWSENQCLAKDTGELQLTNYGISGIPVFQVSRYAAIALYKKKKVQAILDFMPEFSEDELEKFLIKRAKMRPYKRADQFFTGLSNKKLSDLWVKEAGISK